The DNA sequence TCGGACACGACCTGCGCAGCCCGCTGACCTCGATCAAGGCCGCCGCGAGCAGCCTGCGCGACGAGCACCTCCCGCTCGGGCCCGACGACCGCGCCGAGCTGCTGGCGACCGTCGAGGAGTCCGCGGACCGGCTCACCGGCCTGGTGGACAACCTGCTCGACTCCTCCCGGCTCGCCGCGGGCGCGGTGACCCCGCTGCTCGCCCCGGTCGGCTACGACGAGGTGGCCGCCACCGCGCTGCTCGGCCTGGAGGGCGCCGACCGGGTCCGGGTCGAGATCGACGAGGACCTGCCCGATGTGCTCGCCGACGCGGGCCTGCTCGACCGGGTGGTCGCCAACGTCGTCGACAACGCGCTGCGGCACGGCGGGACGGAGGTGGTCCTGCGCGCCAGCGCCTACTCCGACCGGGTCAAGCTGCGCATCGTCGACCGGGGCCGCGGTGTGGCCCCGCGCGAACGCGGCGCGCTGTTCGCCGCCTTCCAGCGCCTCGGTGACCGCGACGCGACGTCCGGGCTCGGCCTGGGCCTGTCGGTGGCGCAGGGGCTGACCGTGGTGATGGGCGGCGAGCTGACCGCGGAGGACACCCCGGGCGGCGGTCTCACCGTGGTCATCTCGCTGCCCGCCGCACCGGTGGGGGCGGCCCGATGAGCGGGGGCGGGAACGGGGTGCGGGTGCTGGTCGTCGACGACGACCCGCAGATCCTGCGGGCCCTGCGGATCAACCTCACCGCGCACGGCTACACGGTGCTCGTCGCCGCGGACGGCTCGGCGGCGCTGCGGGTGGCCGCGGACGGGCACCCGGACGTCGTCGTGCTCGACCTGGGGCTGCCCGACCTCGACGGCACCGAGGTCGTCGAGGGGCTGCGCGGCTGGAGCACGGTGCCGGTGATCGTGCTGTCCGCGCGCACCGACTCCACCGACAAGGTGCGGGCGCTCGACGCCGGCGCCGACGACTACGTCACCAAGCCGTTCGGGATGGCCGAGCTGCTGGCCCGGCTGCGGGCCGCCGTGCGCCGCGCCGCGGTGTCGTCCGTCGACGGCGAGGCCGTGGTGACCACCGCGGACTTCACCGTCGACCTGGCGGCCAAGACGGTCGTGCGCGCCGACGGCGCCGAGGTGCACCTGACCCCGACCGAATGGGGGATCCTGGAGCTGCTGGTGCGCCACCGCGGGAAGCTCGTCGAGCAGAAGCGGCTGCTGCGCGAGGTCTGGGGGCCGCAGTACGGCACCGAGACCCACTACCTGCGGGTCTACCTAGCTCAGCTGCGGCGCAAGCTGGAGCCGGTGCCGTCGCGGCCGAAGTACCTGATCACCGAGGCGGGGATGGGGTACCGGTTCGACGGCTGAGGCGGCGTGTCCCTCAGCGGCCGAAGTCCTGGGTCCAGTAACCGTCGGCCAGCCCGACGCCGATCGTGGTCAGCGAGCAGTCGAGGATGTTCTTCCGGTGCCCGGGGGACTCCATCCAGTCCGCGACCACGGTCGCCGCGTCCGGCTGTCCCATCGCGATGTTCTCCGCGCCGGGGGAGGCGTAGCCCGCCGCGGTGATGCGGTCGGCGAAGTCGCGCCCGTCGCGGCTGTCGTGGGCGAAGTAGCCCTGGGCCGCCATGTCCTCGCTGTGGCCCTGGGCGG is a window from the Pseudonocardia sp. HH130629-09 genome containing:
- a CDS encoding response regulator, which produces MSGGGNGVRVLVVDDDPQILRALRINLTAHGYTVLVAADGSAALRVAADGHPDVVVLDLGLPDLDGTEVVEGLRGWSTVPVIVLSARTDSTDKVRALDAGADDYVTKPFGMAELLARLRAAVRRAAVSSVDGEAVVTTADFTVDLAAKTVVRADGAEVHLTPTEWGILELLVRHRGKLVEQKRLLREVWGPQYGTETHYLRVYLAQLRRKLEPVPSRPKYLITEAGMGYRFDG